AAGATACGCCAGTCAATGTGGATGTGTTAGCCAACGACTCCGATGCTGACGGCGATACGCTTACCGTCGATAGCGCAACAGCTGGTAACGGCACGGTTGCGATTAATCCTGATGGCACTATCACTTACACGCCTAATGCGAACTTCACTGGCTCCGATACCATTACTTATACCGTGAGCGATGGTAACGGCGGTACCTCAACGGCTACCGTAGCGGTGACCATTAATGCCGTGAATGACAACCCAACTACCACGGGCGAATCAGCGACTACAGATGAAGATACTCCCGTTACTGTGGATGTTTTAGCTAACGATTCCGATGTTGACGGCGATACGCTCACAGTCGACTCTGCTACTGCAGCCAACGGCACGGTTGCCATCAACCCTGACGGCACTATTACTTACACGCCTGATTCGAACTTCACTGGCTCCGATACCATCACTTATACCGTGAGCGATGGTAACGGCGGTACCTCAACGGCTACCGTAGCGGTAACCATTAATGCCGTGAATGACACCCCCACCACCGTGGGCGAATCAGCAACTACGGATGAAGATACGCCAGTCACTGTAGATGTACTAGCTAACGATTCCGATGTTGACGGCGATACGCTCACAGTCGACTCTGCCTCAGCAGCCAATGGCACGG
The Neptunomonas phycophila DNA segment above includes these coding regions:
- a CDS encoding Ig-like domain-containing protein, with translation ATTDEDTPVTVDVLANDSDVEGDTLTVDSASAANGTVAINPDGTITYTPNADFNGSDTITYTVTDGNGGTATATVAVTINAVNDNPSTAGESATTDEDTPVNVDVLANDSDADGDTLTVDSATAGNGTVAINPDGTITYTPNANFTGSDTITYTVSDGNGGTSTATVAVTINAVNDNPTTTGESATTDEDTPVTVDVLANDSDVDGDTLTVDSATAANGTVAINPDGTITYTPDSNFTGSDTITYTVSDGNGGTSTATVAVTINAVNDTPTTVGESATTDEDTPVTVDVLANDSDVDGDTLTVDSASAANGT